In a genomic window of Thermanaerothrix sp.:
- a CDS encoding flavin reductase family protein — protein sequence MEGSDRVSLRLNRFFFPIMPVVLVGSMVEGRANFMAAAFTGQVNFSPPMFMVSMGDHATRDWIIRNRRFSICVPSRRLVSRVDLAGLVSARDKDKSGLFQVFFGGLPDVPYASECPINVGLSLHGSMELPGDLLIVGRVEEVLASKDVLSPDGLVDPSKVDPFFLSMPDNLYWSLGDTCGAAWHDGLPLKGELFPS from the coding sequence GTGGAAGGTTCGGACAGGGTGAGTTTGAGGCTTAACAGGTTTTTCTTCCCCATCATGCCGGTGGTGCTGGTGGGCTCCATGGTGGAAGGGCGGGCGAACTTCATGGCCGCCGCCTTCACCGGGCAGGTGAACTTCTCTCCCCCCATGTTCATGGTGTCCATGGGGGACCACGCCACCAGGGATTGGATAATCCGAAACCGCCGTTTCAGCATCTGCGTCCCATCAAGACGCCTCGTATCCCGGGTGGACCTGGCTGGGCTGGTGAGCGCAAGGGACAAGGACAAGTCCGGCCTCTTCCAGGTCTTCTTCGGAGGTCTTCCGGACGTTCCTTATGCGTCGGAGTGCCCCATAAACGTGGGGCTTTCCCTCCATGGATCCATGGAGCTGCCCGGAGACCTCCTCATCGTGGGTCGGGTCGAGGAGGTGCTTGCCTCAAAGGACGTGCTCTCCCCCGACGGCCTCGTGGACCCCTCGAAGGTGGATCCCTTTTTCCTCTCCATGCCGGACAACCTGTACTGGTCCTTGGGAGACACCTGTGGCGCCGCATGGCACGACGGCCTTCCGCTGAAGGGGGAGCTGTTCCCATC
- the dapB gene encoding 4-hydroxy-tetrahydrodipicolinate reductase, with translation MGLPERVFVSGVSGNVGRLVALRLLDEGCRIAGAFGLEEGADAGALLGLSPMGVPVSSRLREALGVCGPDAAVDFTSAEVLWENLMAYLDAGVPAVVGTTGLSLEQQDRLPPLVAEKGGRMALIPNFSLGVNLVMEFLSKASRFFPWVSITDRHHEAMANAPSGTAVSLAKLMEAGGEVKSREVVPHVLGGSVGGVRVHSERMPFPGDYSEHQIDLGRPGEVMRITVTDFSSRVYVDGVILALSRIRDLPAGTLVTSLGDFM, from the coding sequence TTGGGGCTTCCTGAGAGGGTGTTCGTGTCAGGGGTTTCGGGCAACGTGGGGCGTCTTGTGGCGTTGAGGCTCCTGGATGAGGGTTGCCGCATAGCGGGGGCCTTCGGGCTGGAGGAGGGAGCCGATGCGGGAGCCCTTCTGGGGCTCTCCCCCATGGGGGTCCCGGTGAGCTCAAGGCTCAGGGAGGCCCTTGGGGTCTGCGGCCCCGACGCGGCGGTGGACTTCACCTCCGCGGAGGTGCTGTGGGAGAACCTCATGGCCTACCTGGACGCCGGGGTGCCTGCGGTGGTGGGCACCACCGGCCTTTCCCTGGAGCAGCAGGACCGCCTTCCCCCCCTGGTGGCGGAGAAGGGCGGACGTATGGCGTTGATCCCCAACTTCAGCCTGGGCGTCAACCTGGTGATGGAGTTCCTCTCCAAGGCCTCCCGGTTCTTCCCGTGGGTTTCCATAACGGACCGGCACCATGAGGCCATGGCCAACGCCCCAAGCGGCACCGCCGTGTCCTTGGCGAAGCTCATGGAGGCAGGCGGTGAGGTCAAAAGCCGTGAGGTGGTGCCCCATGTGTTGGGGGGCTCGGTGGGGGGAGTAAGGGTTCATTCGGAGCGGATGCCCTTCCCAGGGGACTACTCGGAGCACCAGATAGACCTTGGAAGGCCCGGCGAGGTCATGAGGATAACCGTCACCGACTTCTCAAGCCGCGTCTACGTGGACGGCGTGATCCTGGCCCTTTCCCGGATAAGGGACCTCCCGGCGGGCACACTTGTGACGTCCCTTGGGGATTTTATGTAG
- a CDS encoding HD domain-containing protein: protein MISFDLLETAFGAFSMERWNDHPRPMGLFEMDKQGHKAVIALLMARMEGELEATPLAMGLVFQFLKRAVLTDLKPPVYRRIERIGGDRVDRWVMSQWEIALGKISPELPDLFRDHLAAGPGPGLERILEAANALATGWEHSLMEPLAKDLYGFKRTKREVLERLSGHRDVPLVQEFLFKLSGSKASPVCHFVDLVAQLRFQKRWTRVPRIPETSVLGHMFFVALMGFFLSALCGLPRERWGWNFFGGLLHDLPEALTRDVISPLKRQMKLQDLLAQVEREMMEDQVYPLLPDPLGPLVRFLVEDEFSLRSMAEGGAVPVDSLDQADRLSSIGLPVVDGPLIDLADKYSAFLEAEFSMYYGVSNRVLKEASRAIRDKYASMEYNGVKISALFDVMPRQTFS from the coding sequence TTGATATCCTTTGACCTTTTGGAGACCGCCTTCGGGGCCTTCAGCATGGAGAGGTGGAACGATCATCCCCGTCCCATGGGTCTCTTTGAGATGGACAAGCAGGGGCACAAGGCGGTCATAGCCCTCCTCATGGCCCGGATGGAGGGGGAGCTGGAGGCTACGCCCCTTGCCATGGGGCTGGTCTTCCAGTTCCTCAAGCGGGCGGTGCTTACGGACCTAAAACCGCCGGTTTACCGGAGGATAGAGCGGATAGGCGGGGACAGGGTGGATCGGTGGGTCATGTCCCAATGGGAGATAGCCCTTGGAAAAATTTCGCCGGAGCTCCCGGACCTCTTCCGGGATCACCTTGCGGCGGGGCCGGGGCCGGGGCTTGAGCGGATCCTGGAGGCCGCCAACGCCCTAGCCACCGGATGGGAACACTCTCTCATGGAGCCGTTGGCCAAGGACCTCTATGGCTTCAAACGCACCAAGCGGGAGGTGCTGGAACGTCTTAGCGGACATCGGGACGTGCCGCTGGTACAGGAGTTCCTCTTCAAGCTGTCCGGCTCTAAGGCCTCCCCGGTCTGCCACTTCGTGGACCTCGTGGCCCAGCTAAGGTTCCAGAAGCGTTGGACTAGGGTGCCCCGGATACCGGAGACATCCGTCCTGGGGCACATGTTCTTCGTGGCCCTCATGGGGTTCTTCCTCTCCGCCCTGTGCGGCCTGCCCAGGGAGAGATGGGGTTGGAACTTCTTTGGCGGACTGCTGCACGACCTGCCCGAGGCGCTCACCAGGGACGTCATATCCCCCCTAAAGCGCCAGATGAAGCTTCAGGACCTCTTGGCCCAGGTGGAGCGGGAGATGATGGAGGATCAAGTCTACCCCCTGCTCCCGGACCCCTTGGGGCCTTTGGTGAGGTTTCTGGTGGAGGACGAGTTCTCCCTTAGGTCCATGGCTGAGGGCGGTGCTGTACCGGTGGACTCCCTGGATCAGGCGGACCGGCTGAGCTCCATAGGCCTTCCGGTGGTGGACGGCCCCCTCATTGACCTTGCGGACAAGTACTCCGCCTTCCTGGAGGCGGAGTTCTCCATGTACTACGGCGTCTCCAACCGGGTTCTTAAGGAGGCCTCCCGGGCCATCAGGGATAAATACGCTTCCATGGAGTATAATGGCGTAAAAATAAGCGCTCTGTTTGACGTGATGCCAAGGCAGACCTTCTCTTAG